The following nucleotide sequence is from Primulina tabacum isolate GXHZ01 chromosome 2, ASM2559414v2, whole genome shotgun sequence.
GTGTGGTGACCGCTGCGTGTACGGCTTCATAGGTTCGCAAGTTCAGTAAACATTGTAGAAGTTGCGACAAGTGTGTGGATGGATTTGATCACCATTGTCGGGTATGGTCCTTGACACGCACAGATTCTTCTTGATGTATTTTCTGGAATTTTGATGCaagatgtttatattttttatctCTGTTGAGGAAGCTTAACTTTATTAATTGATATTGCAGTGGCTCAATAACTGTGTTGGGCGGAAAAATTATGTAACATTTATTTCATTAATGGCCATCAGTCTAGTTTGGGTAAGTTTTTGGAGAAACTTTCTGCTCAGTAACAGAAAGGTTTTAGATGACTAATTTCACTCTCTTTCCAGCTTGCTCTTGAAGTTTTAGTCGGGATTGCTGTTCTAGTTCGATGTTTCGTGAAGAAGAAGCACATGGAGACAGAAATAATTGATAGGCTTGGAAATGGTTTCTCTCGTGCCCCATTTGCAACTGTAGTGGTAATGCGATTCTCGATAGGGCTTATGGAAACTCTAGTGTTTGGTGATTAACCTTGTTTTGTTTAAATTGAAAGGTGTTTTGAAACATGTGAAATCAGAGGTTTTTgttctttttttattattattatgaactCAATGCACAACATCTATTGAAATGAAAATCGTGATTTTATAATTTCTATTGTGGAATAAGATAATGAAATTGATTGTTTACATTTTGTTGATCTTTGTTGCTTTGAATTGATAGTTTACCAGTGTTAATATGAATTCATAGTCAAATCCTTTGATCCAAATATAGCTAACGAAGTATTCATATCATGTTGTTCATGTTATGCTGCAGGCTCTGTGTACAGCTCTCTCTTTAATGGCCTGTGTACCTTTGGGGGAACTTTTCTTTTTCCATATGATACTTATTAGAAAGGTCAGCACCTGCGAGTCTTATTTTTCTTTGCCTTTCTCATTTTCACAAGTAACTACTAAAGCTGCCAACAACCATTACAGACTTGGTTGGAACCTTTGTTTGGAGCTCTAATGAAGCTTTTTATACGTATCTCTAAAGGATATTTTGTTGCATGATTTGCATTCTTGAATAATCATAACTTGCCATTGACTGAACTTGTCGACATTTGTCTTTGTATACCAGGGAATTACAACTTACGAATATGTTGTGGCAATGAGGGCCATGAGTGAGGCTCCTGCGGGAGCATCCGTAGATGAGGAGCCCCCAAATATTCTTTATTCTCCGTCAGGATCTGCTACGACTGGTTTCAGTGGTGGAAGCTCTTTGGGACTGCAATATAAAGGGGCATGGTGCACTCCTCCTAGGGTGTTTGTAGACTACCAGgtataaattatttttgtagTGTTTAAATCACGTGGCTGCATATTTTGCACCTTGTATGAAATTATTTGTTTCGGGGGTAAACATTTAATTCCATCCTCCTTGATTCATTAGCAGATGGAAGAATCTTTTACTTAGGGGgtgaattaaattataaaagttttTTCTAATGTGGAGGAAAACACCTTTCTTTAATCTTGTTGGCCATTGAGAAGCTCTTTCAATCTTGAATTCTCTTTATTGAATATGGGTCACTCCAAAGTTCAttctatttttgaattttggatATCAGGAAGAAGTTGCACCGCAGCTAGGACCTGGTATGGTTCCATCAACAGTTGATCCGGATGCAACTGCGGTTGGCGATGTGAGGAACAAGGCACAGAAAAAGGGCATTCGCATCAGTGCTTGGAAGCTTGCTAAACTAGATTCGAGTGAGGCTGTGAAAGCTGCTGCAAAGGCAAGGGCATCTTCTTCCATCTTACGACCTGTCGATAATCGTCACTTGCAAGATTCTGAACTAAGTTCCAGCGATAATGTAAGCATCAGGAGCAGTATGAGTACTGAAACAGGAGGAAACAAAGATGTCAGAAATGAACTCACATTCTCTCCTTTGAGAAACACTTGTGCTCCCAGCCAAGGTAGCAGGGATGAATATGAAACTGGCACTCAAAGTGTAAGCAGTTTCAGCAGCCCAAGCCATGTCCATGAATCTGTCACGTTAAGCCCTCTTCCACAAGCTCATGGGTCAAACCCTTTTGTAGCATCCAGCTCGGTGCCTGGACTTGTCCCAGATCAGCCCCTAATTTCTCGAGTCACAGCCCCTGTTAAAAGTAGCTTAGCGTCACTCAACCCATCTGGATTGGACGGGAAGATTGTACAAAAGAGTAGCACTACAGACCCTTTACAGATTTCTGCTGCTCATGCGTCATCCTTGCTTAGAGACATAAAAAGAACATCTGTTGTTTGGGATCAAGAAGCCGGAAGGTATGTATCTGTTCCGGTATCTGCTTCTAAACCATCTTCACATGCCAATGCAGCATCTATTAATCATGAGAAGCAGCCTGCTGTTCTCCCCCGAGAACCTTTGCTTCCTCCAGTAAAACCATCGGTCCAGCGGTCAGAGAAACTAACATACACCGGAGAATCTATCTTCTTCGGTGGTCCACTTTTAAGTGCTCCAAATCGTGATGGCCTTAAATCTGAAAGGGTTTCAAGCTCAAGAGATGGCCAAGACAAACTGACATTGACTTTGCCCCCTAGATACAAGAGAGATGCTGTTTCAAACCAGCTTCCTGTCTTTATTCCCGGGGATTTTGACTATAACTCGACATCTGGATCAGGACTCAAGTAATTTATCTCGGGTAGTCTGAGAAACCGCCCCGGTGCATCACATAACACGTCTGTTAGGAACAAACCTTTGTAAGAGAAGTGTTTCTGAACCATGAGTCCTTCGTTAGGCTTCTGGTTCATTAGCGAATACTGTTCCTTCTTGTCCGACTCGTTATTTGCAGGAAGATCCCGTTAGATAGTAGTGAATGACTCGTGTAAGGCTGAGTTTATCGTAGAAATCTCTTTGGCTATGGGCATTGCTTCTTTTTCTTGTGTAAATGTATGCTTGATATTTGTTTATGACTGATTGAGATAGTGTGGGGTTATTTTTTCTCACATTGATACTTGataaattattaatctttattatatttaaatttttctttattaATTTAGgcgatgtatatatatatatatatatatataatttataggTTAATATTTGTATTATAAATTACAAATCTATTAATGATCTACCCTTAAAATTAATGAACTTGGTCTTTTAGtattatcattaattttatcTCACCCACCATTCTCACAAACAAATTATatcatcattttatttattaaaaaaaacacacaaattATCCATACAATAATTTGACAAACTATAACAAAATAAGTTCAAATTTTGT
It contains:
- the LOC142536800 gene encoding putative protein S-acyltransferase 19, translating into MVRKHGWQLPAHTLQVVAITVFFLLVVAFYAFFAPFLGGQIWEYVLIAVYSPVALSVFILYARSTAINPADPGIMSKFDPGLMDNTRDKHKSTARGQNRKFDEVSNGTHSSASSASRSSFGGAHSRRKGSVEFVKNNAQVLSPRSRSLCNIFGGFFCAIFVHEDCRKPDEVVDQEGTGEDALFCTLCNAEVRKFSKHCRSCDKCVDGFDHHCRWLNNCVGRKNYVTFISLMAISLVWLALEVLVGIAVLVRCFVKKKHMETEIIDRLGNGFSRAPFATVVALCTALSLMACVPLGELFFFHMILIRKGITTYEYVVAMRAMSEAPAGASVDEEPPNILYSPSGSATTGFSGGSSLGLQYKGAWCTPPRVFVDYQEEVAPQLGPGMVPSTVDPDATAVGDVRNKAQKKGIRISAWKLAKLDSSEAVKAAAKARASSSILRPVDNRHLQDSELSSSDNVSIRSSMSTETGGNKDVRNELTFSPLRNTCAPSQGSRDEYETGTQSVSSFSSPSHVHESVTLSPLPQAHGSNPFVASSSVPGLVPDQPLISRVTAPVKSSLASLNPSGLDGKIVQKSSTTDPLQISAAHASSLLRDIKRTSVVWDQEAGRYVSVPVSASKPSSHANAASINHEKQPAVLPREPLLPPVKPSVQRSEKLTYTGESIFFGGPLLSAPNRDGLKSERVSSSRDGQDKLTLTLPPRYKRDAVSNQLPVFIPGDFDYNSTSGSGLK